The Stieleria maiorica genome includes the window TGCTCCATCCCGACGACGCCCCCAAAACCGCGTCGGTGAAGAAAAGCAAAGACGTTCCGGTAGTTGATTTCGCCGGTGCCTGGCTCGCGGCGTCCCGGATTGTCACCGCATTGAAAATACGCGATCTCGTCCCAGCATCGATCGATGTTCGGGATCAAATTGCCTTCAGTGATCTGTTGATGGTAGATATCAAACAGGATCTTGCACGAGGGCCGCGCGACGGCTTTGCAAATCAAATAGGCCTGCGGCGAACGATGCAGCAGAACGCCGGGGTGATTCGTCTTGCGATTGAGCGGTTCGAGCACCATCACCAAGCCGTGCGGTTCGACCACGTCGCAGCACCGTTGCAACAAGTCGATGCAATTAGCCATTTGGTATTCGTGCGGCAGTTTGGGATCTGCCAACCCCGGAACGATGGTCAAGTAGGTCGCATTGACACGTCGGGCCACGTCAACGATCCCGCGCATGGTTTTAAGGATCTGTGCGCGGACGTCTTGATCATCTCCGGCAAAATTGACCGCCTTCCAGACACCTTTGAGCGCCGAAATGACGCCCATCTGGATTCCCAACCGCTCCATCTCCTTCGCGATCGCGGTTTGCTGCTCGGCCGACCGGTCCTTCATCGGATTGTCCTCCCAGGCGCGAAACCCCTGATCGGCGGCGAAACGAAGCTGATCCAACAAATCTTCACCGGCCGAGTGGGTGAACATGCCAAAATGCGGCGCGTAGTTTAATGTGAAGGGTTGCGAAGGATTGTCGGCCAAGGCGTTTCTACCTGGCAGCGTTGACGAGAGCACGGCGGCTGCCGAACCGAGAGAAAACTGACGTCGATCCATCACAGCACCTTCGTTTGGCCGGGTTGGGCAATCGCATACGAACCGTCATCCAACGGACGGATCGGCGCGGGGGCGTCCCAGGACTCCGCGTCGGTGGTCAATACTTTTTCCCCGGCCATCGCTTCGTCCCATGCGACCGTTTTGCCGGAGTAGGTCGCCAACCGGCCCAGGATCGCTGTCATCGTGCTGCTGGCGCTGTAGTCGACTTCGTGATGCGGTGTGTCCTCGACAACCGCTTGCATCAACGCATTCCATTCGACTTGATACGGACTTTGGTACTCCTTGCCTCTCCTGCGCGGAGATTCCCAAATCGTTTTATCACCGCTGCTGAGCACACAGCGCGTCGTGCTCAACTCCGCAACGCCTTGAGTGCCGATAATCTGCTCGGCCACCAATTTGCTGCAGCCGGGGATTTGGCGGCAGTAACTGTGCAGAATCGTGCCATCGGCGTATTCGAAGTTGACCGCGTGATGATCAAAGATGTTTCCGTACTTTTTGTCGGTTCGCACTTGCCGCCCTCCCATCCCCTCGGCAAGAACGGGATGATCACCGAACGCCCAATTGCAGACATCCAGGTTGTGGATGTGCTGCTCACAGATATGGTCACCGCTTAACCAGTCAAAAAAATACCAGTTGCGGACCTGGTACTGAAGTTCCGTCATATCCTCACGAGGCATCGCGGTCTTGGCGGGAAACCCGGTGTTCCAAAAGCAACGCATCGACACGATGCGTCCGATTTCGCCGCCATGAATCCGCTTCATCGCCTCCAGGTAGGTGTCTTGATGGTGCCGCTGCAGCCCGACGCCGACCTTTAGATTTGCCTGCCGGGCCTTTTCACCCGACGCCAAGATGCGACGGACGCCGTGGGCGTCGCTGGCCAGCGGTTTTTCCATGAACACGTGTTTGCCCGCGTTGACAGCCGCTTCGAAATGCAGCGGACGGTAACCGGGAGGCCCCGTCAGGATCACCAAATCGACCTCGGAATCGATGACTTTTCGATACGCATCCAATCCGACGTATTGACGCTCCGGAGGGACATCAATGGCATTGCCAAACCCGCTGCCCTGTTCGATCTTCGACTTACCGGCCTTACCGCGCATCAGCGAACTGTGGCTGATCCGCAAGCGATCCGGGAACGCGTCGGCCATGGCCCATAGCACGGCATCACGGCCGGTTGACAGCGAATGCGCGGCCGCGCCGGTCCCGCGTCCGCCGCATCCGATCAAACCGATCTTGATGCGTTCCGATCCGGCCGCATAGGCCCTTGAAGAAACCGCCGCAGGCACGACACCGGCTGCCAGCGTCGATGCGATCGCCCCGCGCCGGGTCAAGGCGACTGGTGAAGACTTTGTGTTCGGTTGATCATTCATTTCCCAAGCCGCCGTTTGATGGGAGAAGGAGGGGCGTCGTGCTTCATCTCAGAGTTGTTCGTGATCTGCTGTGGATCGGCTAATATATCCCATGGCAACGGTCACCGCTTGATTTCACCTGCTCGACTACTACCCCTTCGGTCGAAACGATGGACGAACCCTACACCCCGATCAGCTGCGGCTTTTACGACCAGCTCGAAATCCTGGCGATGCGAAAATCGCCGACAACGATCCGCTATCGAGATGCCGAAGATCACGAACAACAGATCACGGCGGTGGTCGCCGATGTCTATTCCGAAGACAAACAAGAATGGTTGAAGCTAGATGACGGGACGATCATTCGTCTGGATCGCCTGATCAGCGCCGACAGAAAGGCCTTGTCGGATGAATGCGAGTCCTAGACCGAATCGCGGTTGTGGTCAGCCGCCCGTGGGAATCGAGTGAGAAGATTTCGGGGGTAAGTCAGTTTTCCTACCTCCAAAATCTTCTTGCCCTTCACGCGACAGTCATGTGAAGTCCAGCACCGCTTTGACGCACCCGTCTTTTCCGCCAGCGAACGTCTGATAGGCTTCTTCGGCATCGTCGACGCCGAACCGATGCGTGACACACCACGAAAAATCCATCGGTTCGGTGGCCAGCGTTTCCGGCAAGACATCCATGTAACTTCGCGCCGGGCAGCGGCCGGTGCGGTAGGTCAAGTTCTTGTCGTACGCGTCGGCCGGACTGAAGGCAAAGTTTGGGGTGCAATGACATCCGATTACGGACATGCGACCACCGGGGCGGATCAACCGATACGCCAACGCCTGCGCCTCGGGCAGTCCGACAAACTCCATCACCCCGTCGGCTCCGCGGCCGTCGGTCGCGGATCGGACCGCCGACAACGCGTCCTCGGGGGCGTTGAAGACGGCCGCACCGAGCCGCTCGGCAATCTGCAATCGCGCCGTATTGGGATCGATCGCATAGATGTTCCGCGCCCCCATCCGACGCGCCGATGCGATCGCCAGCAATCCGACCGTCCCGCAACCGACCACGGCAAACGCATCTTCGCCGATCGACGACGGGTCGACGGCCAGCGAAGCGCCGAAATAACCGGTGCTCAGATTGTCGCCCAGCAACAGCGCCGCGACGGGGTCAATCCCATCGGGGATCTTCATCAACGTGCCATCGGCAAGCGGCACGCGGACCCGTTCGGATTGCCCGCCGTGCAGACCGACGCCCTTTTGACGCCAACCGAACAGTTGCCCGCTGGGGCACCGCGACGACAATCCGCGTCGACAGTAAAAACACGTCCCGCAATTCGTCGTAAACGGGCTGCAAACACGATCACCGATTGCCACGCTGCGGACTTGATCGCCGACCTCCACCACGCGGCCGACAAACTCATGCCCCATCACCGTGCCGGGGTCCAAACCGGATTCGCGGCCGAAATAAGGATGCAGGTCGCTGCCGCACAAACCGGCAACTTCGACTTGGACCACCGCATCGGTGGCGGCCTCCAGCGTCGCATCGGCGATCTCTTGGACGGCAACCTGCCGGACGCTCTGAAAACAAACGGCACGCATCAACGGGGGACGGGGACAAAGGAAAAGTGCAGGTGATGTTAATTTAAGTTCGCCGAATCGCCGGCACGAATCGAGGCATCGCCGATCGGTCGACTTCGCCTCCGAGTTCGCGAAACTGCAACGACGCCGAGCGTCAGGAGCAACATCCCCGACGAAGGTTCCGGCACGGCCGAAGGGCGGAACGCGAGGCCAACGTTGAAGGCATCAAAACCCAGGCTGCCGACCACCTCGCCTGCACCGGTCGAAGTATTCAGCCGGACCAGTGTATCGTCATTGGTGTTGATCCCATATAGACGATTCTCGCCCGTGTGAAACGCCAACGCCGCGACACTATCCAGTCCGGTTGCCCCGATCTCCGTGGCCGCACCGGTCGTCTTGTCCACGGCGAAAAGCCGATCCTGGAAACCGTCGGTCATCAAGATCCGTTGCGTTTGCGGGTCATACCCCATACCGTGGCCACGCATGTCCACGCCAAAGCTGCCGACCGTCGTTGCCGCACCGGTCACACGGTCCAAGGTGAACAGTGAATCGCTGGCGCCGCTGCCACCGTAAAGCACTTGAGATGCAGGATCAAACGTCAAACCCGTGATCGCCTGAAATCCGGTGTCGCCGACCAGATTCGCTTGCCCGGTCGTCATGTCCACCCGGTAAAGCTGGCTGTTGATATCACTGGTGCTGGTCATGTAAAGCTGGTCGTTGACCGTATCGTACGCCAGCCCCATCAGGCTTGCCGTGACGCCCAGATTTCCGACTTGAGTCGCACTGCCGTTGGTCGGATTGACGCTCCACAGGCTGGACGTGTTGCCGTCGACCAGAAACAGCACCGGGTCGGCGCACGCCGGCGTGCGAAAGAGGAGCAGCAACGCGATGATGCCGCACAGTCGTCCCAAAAGATTCCGATTTGTCATGGTGTGAATTTCATCTGTCCCGGTACGGAAAATAACGCGTCGAAAGCCCGGATTGGGCTGGCGACAATCATACGCCCCATCAGCGAATAGCCACTCTAACTAGTCGTCGTGCCGGTCGCAACAAACGCCTCCGCCACGGGGCGGATACAATAAAGTCGGCTGTCATGCTGACGGTGCAGACGCCTGGAGCTGACGAGCCGCATCGGAGACTATCGGGGACCCCAACATGAATCGTTCCAGTCCGGTCATCTATCACCTCGGCGACGATCCGGAAATGCTGCGTGCGTCGGCGCGGGCTCGCGAAACATTTCGGCACTTTTTTCACTGTGTCAGCGAGGATTTCAATCGGATCGTTCCGGCTTGCGAGCTGGCCTGTGTCAAGACAGCGTTTTGCGACGATTTCGCGGACCCGGACAGTGACTTGGAACACATGTGGATCGAGCAGGTCGATTTTGATGGGGTGAACCTGACCGGGGTTCTGATCAATTCGCCCAACAAGCTGCGTTCGGCCCAAGCTGGTGACGACGTAGAATTTCCACTCAGCCGGCTGGACGATTGGTTGTGCGTGATCGACGATGTCGTTTACGGCGGGTTCACCATCCAGGTCATCCGTTCGCGGATGGACGTCGATGAGCGACAGCGGCACGATCAGGCGTGGGAGTTGAGTTTTCCTGAACCCGAGACGGTCAACGTCCCCTCGACCTGCGATGCGTTCGAGGAGATGATCGCAAGCGCGTTGGCCGATCAGATCGCAACTGCGCCGTCGACCGTCGACGAAGTGTTTGACGGCGGTCGCACGCTGCTGCACATGGCGTCGTTGTTCGGACGAGAAAAATCGGTCCACGTGCTGTTGCAAAACAAGGCCGACGTCGATGCCATCTGTGACCGGGGCTGGACGGCCTATGATTATGCCCAGTCGCTCGGTTGGACCGATGTGATGAAATTGCTGGGACGGGCGGGGAATTGAATCCAGCGGAGGTGCCGTTTGATGGCAGCCGCGGGGGCAGGTGGCGTGATGACGGAGCTTGGAAGTTGAGCGGACGATCTGGCGGACAGCAAACCTTCTCTGACGGCCTACGGTTTCTCGCCATGGGAGCGGCTCTCACCCTGGCCGTCGCGCCCATTTTCTTCTTCGGGTGTGGGCGACAATTGCCCATCGCCCCAGCTCCGCAATCGCTGCACATCGGGGTGTTGCCGGATGAATCACAGAGCATGCTGGAGAAGCGTTACCTGCCGTTGGTCGCCTACCTGGAACGCAGCACCGGAGTCGCCTGCCAATTGGTGCTGCACGATTCATATGAACAATTGCAGACCGCGTTTGAAAACGGAGACCTCGATCTCGCCTGGTTGGGCGGATACACGTTTGTGAAACTGGACCGATCGCATCAGGCATTCCCCTTGGTGTCACGCGATCGCGACATGCGTTTCACCAGCTACTACTTGACCCGGGCCGACGAGACGGCCACGCAGTGGCAGGAGTTTCGCGGCAAGCGATTTGCGTTCGGCTCGCGTCTTTCCACGTCCGGTCATTTGATGCCGCGGTTCTTCATGCTCGAAGCGGGCATCCAGCCCGAATCGTTTTTTTCGGCGGTGATCTACACCGGTGCCCATGATGCGACCGCAAAGGTCGTCCGCGACGGTGTGGTCGATCTGGGTGTCGCCAACGGCCCGATCATCGAATCGATGTTTGCATCGGGGCGCATTCGCAAAAACGAAATCCGCATCCTGCAGGAAACGCCGCCTTATGTGGATTACGTCTGGGCGTGCCAATCCAGCCTTCCGGCGCCGCTCCGCACACAGCTCCGCGACGCGTTTTTAAATTTGTCCGAGGCTGACCCCCAGCACGCCGAAATCCTCGATTCCCTGCTGGCCGAATACTTCATCCCGGTCCACCGGGATGATTTTGACGCACTGCAGACGATCGTCGACCGAATCGATGCGGAAGGAACGCACTGATGAAACAGCTTCGATCCGCCCTGCAATCCACCTCGCGGTCGATCTTCACTTACGTCGTCCTGGTGATCGTGGTCACGATGCTCGTCAGTTGGACCATCGCCGGTACGTTGATTCATCGACGCAGCACCGTTAATCGCCTCAGCCGAAACTCCGCCGATTACCATTCCGCGACGCGTCTGGCCATCTCAAAGATCGAATCCGAACTGAGCCTGATTCGACAAAACCGCTATCAATCCCTGATCCAGGCATCGGATGCGCAGGTCACCGAGCAAACACTTCGCGACACGATCCGATCGACCTACATCATCGATCGCCACCTGGAGAAAATCGAGACGATCCAACAGCGGTTCGGTGAACTTGAATTTGAAGCCACCACGCGGCGACTTGGCGAAGCGATTCGGTCGTTGCACCAAGCGAGCGAAGGGCAGCAGGCGTCCGCGGCGTTTCAATCCCGTGCCCTGAAATTGATCGGGATCCGTTGCATCCAACTCGATCGGCTCCACGCCAACGCCTTTCGTGACGACGCGCTCAAGATGCAACGGTTTGCCGAATCGGGAACATTCCTCGGGCTGATCTTCAGCCTGATCGGGCTCGGGTTTGCCGCGATCGTGACACTGCTGGTGTTCGCCAAACGTGCCGTCACCCGTCGCGACCAGCTGGAACGCCAAATTGCCAGGCGGGTCACGCAAGCCGAACTGCTGTATCTGGCGGTGACGATGTCCGAAGACACCAAGTCCTACCGCGATGCGTTGCAAAAGTGCGTCGGGATCATCTGCCGCATGACCGAGTGGGCGGTGGGACACGTTTACTTTCCGTCGCAAACCGAGCCGCCGGATACCGAGCCGTCGCAACTGGTCTCGGCGGACATTTGGTACCTGACCGACCCTCAACAGTTCGAGGCTTTTCGGCGGGCGAGCGAGGAAACGTTTTTCGTCACCGGCGAATGTCTTCCCGGTCGAATTTGGAACACCGGCCAACCGGTTTGGATCGAAGAGATTCAGCAGGATCCCGGATTCGTCCGCAAGTCATTGTGCGAATCCCATGGTATGAAAAGCGCTTTCGGGTTCCCGTTGGTGATCGACGGCAAGATTGCCGCGGTGCTGGAGTTTTTTAGCCAACGCGCCATGCCGACCGACGACGTCATGCTGTTGATGGCCCGCAGCGTCGGGGAACAAGTCGGACGCGTCCTGGAACGGATCCAGGCCGAGGAATTAGAGCGTCGCCATCATGAACGGATCGAAGCGGAGTTGAACGAAGCGAAAAAGGAACTGGTCGTCAAGACGCGTTTGGCAGCCATCGGCCAAGTCTCTGCGCAGGTCGCACACGAAATACGTAACCCGTTGGGGGCGATCAGCAACGCCATTTATTATTTGAAACGCAGCCCCCAAATTGACCAGGAAAAAAAGACGCAGTATCTGGACTTGATGAATCATGAAATCGGCACGTGCAACGAATTCATCAACGAATTGCTGGATATCACGCGGCGGAGAAAACTCGACCGACAACCGACCCGACTCGGCGACCTGATCGAACGTGTACTTTCCAGACACCAGATGCCACAAAACATTGATCTTCGGGTACATTGTAATCCTGACCCATTTGAGTGTTTCGTCGACGGCGACCAGTTCGTCCAGGTGCTACAAAACTTATTGAACAATTCGATGGATGCACTACAAGGGGCCGGCGGACGCATCGGAATCACCGCCCAACGCGTCGATGATCAGGACGTGATCACGGTTTACGATTCCGGTCCCGGGATTCCGGCTGAAGATCGCACGTCGGTGTTCGACGTCCTTTTCACCACGAAATCCTCCGGAACCGGTTTGGGGCTCGCGATTTGCAAACAGATTGTCGTCCAGCATGGCGGCTCGATCCAAGTCGCAGACAACCATGCCGACGGCACGGAGTTCCAGATCCGATTGCCGGCCCTCGCGACATCATCGAATTCCACCGCGATCAAAGGTCCGTAAGCCGCCGATGAACACGATCCCCAAACGACGCGTCTTGATCGCCGATGACGAACCCGGAATGCGCACAACGCTGGCGGATATTCTGACCGACAATGGTTATGACGTCCGCACCGCCGAGAACGGAAAGGATGCGATCACGAAATGCCTGAGCGAGGATTATGACGTCGTTTTGATGGACGTCCGCATGCCCGTCGTCGACGGAATCAGCGCGTTTCGAGAGATCCGGCGATCGTCACAGCATGTCCGCGTCATCCTGATGAGCGCCTATGGCGAAGAGGACCTGAAACACACCGCACTGCAAGACGGGGCGATCGCGTTTTTGGATAAACCGTTGAATCTGGACACGGTCATTCAATTGGTCGCCGATTCCACCGAATTGTCCGTGATGGCGATCACCGGCGATGATTCTCTGGTGTCGATCCTGCCGCAATGCCTGAAATCATCGGCCCAGAAACTGACGGTGGTCCGCAACAGCGACGAAGCGGGCGCGTTGCTCGGACAAGTCAGCTTTGACGTCGCGCTGATCGACGTCGAACTGGGCGCGACCGACGGCTTGGCCTGCTACCTGGCCCTCCGCGAAATCTCGCCGACCATCACCGCGGTCATGGTCAGCCGATCCGATGCTCAGATCCGCCAAATCGCCGAAGAAGCCGTCCGCCGAACTGCGTACACGATCGTCCCCAAACCGATCGAACCGGAACGACTTGCCGAAGTGATGCAGACGTTGCGTGCCCAACGCGTCTCCGGCGCGATCCGCAAACCCGATCTGGGCGAACCTCACGACTCGTGATTGCACCAGGACACTCCCGTGAATGACACGGCTGCCGCACGATTGAATTTGCTGGTCGTCGATGACGAACCCAGCCAGCTGCTGACGCTCCGCGATATCTTCGAACACGAAGGGTTCCAGGTGACGACCTGTAAATCCTTTGACGAAGCCCTCGTGCAATGCAACGATCATGGGTTCGCCGCCGCCATTCTGGATTTGCAACTGCACGGACACGACGGCATCGACCTGTTTCGACAACTGCAGCAATTGCAACCGGCGATGCGGGTGATCATCCACACCGGCTATGGTTCATTCCACTCGGCCAAAGACGCGGTCAACCTGGGCGCGTTCGCGTACGTCGAAAAGACACTCGAACCGGCCGAACTGATCCTCTGGGTCCATCGCGCCGTCAAAGATCTGCTTTCCGAAGCACTGTCCCACAGCGAACAACAATTCCGCGATCTGTTGGATGATGTCAAAGCGATCGTGTGGGAATCGGAGTTGCCGTCACATCGGTTCACGTTCGTCAGCCAGCAGGCCGAGTCGATTCTGGGCTTCCCGGTCCGCCGGTGGATCGAGGAACCGATGTTTTTGGACCAGCGAATTGTCGACGAAGATCGGGCGCGATACGGCGAGTTTCGCACCGCCTGCGCCGCCGGCAACGGAGATCGTGATCTGGAATTGCGCGTCACCGCCGCCGACGGTGCGATCGTTTGGCTGCATCTGGTCGCGCACCTGGTGACCGATTCCGATGGCAATCCGCGGATGCTGCGTGGAGCGATGTTCGATGTCACGCACCAAAAGGTCTCCGAACAGCAACTTCGCGACATGGAGATCCAGCTCGAACACGTCTCGCGGCTCTCCACCCTGGGCGAAATGGTGGCCGGGATCGCCCACGAGATCAACCAGCCCCTGGCCGCGATCGCCAACTTCGCCGTCGCCGCCAAAGTCGCGATCGCCAATGACGGCTGCGAGCACACCGTGCCGATCGAATCGTGGCTGGAAAACATCTGTGACCAAACCGAAAGCTGCGGCCAGATCATTCGCGGGCTGCGCAGCTTTGTGAAACGGGGACACAGTGATTATCAATGGATCGACCTGAATCAAATCGTTCACGACTCGGTCAACCTGATCGAATGCAACCTGCATAACCACTTCGCCGACCTGACCTGCAACCTTTGCGATTCGCCGCAGATGGTCTTCGGCAACGCGGTCCAGCTTCGTCAGGTCATCGTGAACCTGTTGCAAAATGCCTGCGACGCGACACGTGATCGTGAAAACCCGACCGTATCGATCAATGTCACCCTCGGCGACGAATACGCGCGAGTGGCGGTTCGCGATAACGGTTCGGGAATCAGCGACCAGCAACAAGCAAAAATCTTTGACGCCTTCTACACCACCAAGGAGGAAGGCATCGGGATGGGGTTGGCAATCAGCAAATCGATCGTGGAAGCCCATGGCGGAAAACTTTCGTTCGATTCGTCATCCGACGGCTCCACGTTTTACGTCACGTTGCCACTCTCCAATGACCGCCCGCGAGTGGATGTCGCCAAGGAGCAAGCCTCGCCATGAATCCCAAACGCCCTTCCGGATCGGTTCGCTACGAAAACCAAGGGCGGGTGGTGATCGTCACCGGCGGGTGCAGCGGGATCGGCCGAGCGATTTGTGACGCCTTCGCCCAGTCAGAGGCCATGGTGATCTGTGCCGACGTCGACGATGCTTCGGCAGCCGATCTGCCCGACGGGATCGACTATGTCCACTGCGATGTCGCCAGCGAAGCGGACTGCAAAACCGTCGCCACCCACGCCGTTAATCACCACGGCGGGATCGATGTCCTGGTCAACAACGCGGCGATTCAGCCGAAGTCGTCTTACGCGCCGATTCATCAATTGGACAGCGACACTTGGAGGCAGATGTTGGCGGTCAATCTTTCCGGGTACCACTGGATGGCCAAGCACGTTGTGCCGGTGATGCTCCAGCAACGATCCGGCGTGATCGTCAATCTGGCCAGCGGCCAAGCCCATCGGACGGCCCGCGAAGTCGGGACGTACGGGCCGATCAAAGCCGCCAATGTCATGCAGACGCGACAATGGGGCATCGAGTACGCCCGTCACGGAATCCGTGTCGTTTCCGTCTCGCCGGGGGCCATCGACACGCCCTTGGTCCGAGCGACGCTTCAGCAACAGGGCGGCGGTGACGCACTGGCCAATCGGCATCCCCTCGGACGAATCGGCCAAACCGCAGAAGTCGCCGCCGCCGTTCTCTGGCTGTCCAGCAACGATGCCTCCTTCGTCACCGCGACGGATCTGGAAGTCGACGGAGGGCTGGGCGGCTTCGGCGCGTTTGCCGACCCCTACAGCCAAGATTGACTCTATACTACAGCCAAGAGATCTCCCCTTTTTTGCCTCCGGCCTGACACCATGAATATTCGCCTGCTCTCTCGATACTCCCTCGCTCTCCTGTGCCTCTGCCTGACGCTCCTCCAAAACCACGTCTGCGGCGACGAGCCCGCTGCGGAAAAGGACGCTGGAAAATCCGAGTGGATCCAGCTGTTTAACGGCAAAAACCTCGACGGTTGGACGCCCAAAATCCGTCACCACGCGGTCGGCGAAAACTATGGCAACACGTTCCGCGTCGAAGACGGATTGTTGAAAGTCCGCTACGACGAATCGGCCTACCCCAGCTTTGACGAACGGTTCGGCCACCTGTTTTACAACAAGCCGTTCTCCCATTACCGCTTGCGCGTGGTCTATCGTTTTGTCGGCGACCAGGTCAAAGGCGGGCCGGGATGGGCGACGCGAAACAGCGGCCTGATGCTGCACGGCGAAGACCCCAAGATGATGACCATCGACCAGGATTTTCCGACCTCGATCGAAGTCCAGCTGTTGGGCGGAAACGGCAAAGACGAGCGCACGACGTTGAACCTGTGCACCCCCGGCACTAACGTCGTCATGAACGGCAAACTGTTCTTGCCCCACTGCACGTCGTCCAGCTCCAAAACGTATCACGGTGAGCAATGGGTGACGGCCGAAGTCGAAGTCCGCGGCTCAAAACTCGTCCGGCACATCATCGACGGCGAAACCGTGCTGGAGTACACCCAGCCCCAACTGGACGATCGCGACGAACATGCCGCGATGCTGGCCGACAAGCAAGGCGGAAACCTGCTCGACCAAGGCACGATCTCCCTGCAATCGGAAAGCCACCCCTGCGACTTCCGCTCGGTGGAATTGATGATCCTGGACGAATAACGCGCCCTCGCGCCTGCCGGTTTCAGTTCCCTTCGTACTTCATCGTGTCCGCCATCTGGCGCCGGCCCACGCACCCCCGCTCTCGTCGCCTCGTTCCCCGGCTCCGCCTGGGAACGCACTGAACACGAGTGACATCAGCCGATTCGCGCAAGCGTTCGGGCAACAGAGTCGGTGGAGGCCCAGCGTCCATGAAGCCCGTAGGCTGGCGCCAAACGGCTGATCCCAACAGGGTTTCGCGGAATCTCGACGGATTCAATTCCGTTGAATTCTCTTAGGCTCAACCCCTACCGCCCCCATCGTCCTGTCCCCATCGACTTGCCCTCCATCATTCTGCCCCGAATCATTCTGCCATCCCTCCCCTCCCACTAAATCCGCACCGAATCAAAAAACGTTTCCATCTCCGCTTGAAACGCTTCCTGTTTCGCCTTCTCCTCCTCACTCGGTTCCGGCGGCCGGCCCTCCTCCAGATCCTCCTCGGACCATTCCACTCTGGGTATCCCGCAGCCGAACAAGATGACTTGGTCACCGACCAGGTAGTATTCCACGGTCATGTCGGTCAGCGTCATGCCACCGCTACTGCTGCCCTTCATGCCGGCGTGTCCGTTGCGTTCGACGCGTTCTCCGCCGT containing:
- a CDS encoding ATP-binding protein, whose product is MKQLRSALQSTSRSIFTYVVLVIVVTMLVSWTIAGTLIHRRSTVNRLSRNSADYHSATRLAISKIESELSLIRQNRYQSLIQASDAQVTEQTLRDTIRSTYIIDRHLEKIETIQQRFGELEFEATTRRLGEAIRSLHQASEGQQASAAFQSRALKLIGIRCIQLDRLHANAFRDDALKMQRFAESGTFLGLIFSLIGLGFAAIVTLLVFAKRAVTRRDQLERQIARRVTQAELLYLAVTMSEDTKSYRDALQKCVGIICRMTEWAVGHVYFPSQTEPPDTEPSQLVSADIWYLTDPQQFEAFRRASEETFFVTGECLPGRIWNTGQPVWIEEIQQDPGFVRKSLCESHGMKSAFGFPLVIDGKIAAVLEFFSQRAMPTDDVMLLMARSVGEQVGRVLERIQAEELERRHHERIEAELNEAKKELVVKTRLAAIGQVSAQVAHEIRNPLGAISNAIYYLKRSPQIDQEKKTQYLDLMNHEIGTCNEFINELLDITRRRKLDRQPTRLGDLIERVLSRHQMPQNIDLRVHCNPDPFECFVDGDQFVQVLQNLLNNSMDALQGAGGRIGITAQRVDDQDVITVYDSGPGIPAEDRTSVFDVLFTTKSSGTGLGLAICKQIVVQHGGSIQVADNHADGTEFQIRLPALATSSNSTAIKGP
- a CDS encoding hybrid sensor histidine kinase/response regulator is translated as MNDTAAARLNLLVVDDEPSQLLTLRDIFEHEGFQVTTCKSFDEALVQCNDHGFAAAILDLQLHGHDGIDLFRQLQQLQPAMRVIIHTGYGSFHSAKDAVNLGAFAYVEKTLEPAELILWVHRAVKDLLSEALSHSEQQFRDLLDDVKAIVWESELPSHRFTFVSQQAESILGFPVRRWIEEPMFLDQRIVDEDRARYGEFRTACAAGNGDRDLELRVTAADGAIVWLHLVAHLVTDSDGNPRMLRGAMFDVTHQKVSEQQLRDMEIQLEHVSRLSTLGEMVAGIAHEINQPLAAIANFAVAAKVAIANDGCEHTVPIESWLENICDQTESCGQIIRGLRSFVKRGHSDYQWIDLNQIVHDSVNLIECNLHNHFADLTCNLCDSPQMVFGNAVQLRQVIVNLLQNACDATRDRENPTVSINVTLGDEYARVAVRDNGSGISDQQQAKIFDAFYTTKEEGIGMGLAISKSIVEAHGGKLSFDSSSDGSTFYVTLPLSNDRPRVDVAKEQASP
- a CDS encoding response regulator, yielding MNTIPKRRVLIADDEPGMRTTLADILTDNGYDVRTAENGKDAITKCLSEDYDVVLMDVRMPVVDGISAFREIRRSSQHVRVILMSAYGEEDLKHTALQDGAIAFLDKPLNLDTVIQLVADSTELSVMAITGDDSLVSILPQCLKSSAQKLTVVRNSDEAGALLGQVSFDVALIDVELGATDGLACYLALREISPTITAVMVSRSDAQIRQIAEEAVRRTAYTIVPKPIEPERLAEVMQTLRAQRVSGAIRKPDLGEPHDS
- a CDS encoding SDR family NAD(P)-dependent oxidoreductase translates to MNPKRPSGSVRYENQGRVVIVTGGCSGIGRAICDAFAQSEAMVICADVDDASAADLPDGIDYVHCDVASEADCKTVATHAVNHHGGIDVLVNNAAIQPKSSYAPIHQLDSDTWRQMLAVNLSGYHWMAKHVVPVMLQQRSGVIVNLASGQAHRTAREVGTYGPIKAANVMQTRQWGIEYARHGIRVVSVSPGAIDTPLVRATLQQQGGGDALANRHPLGRIGQTAEVAAAVLWLSSNDASFVTATDLEVDGGLGGFGAFADPYSQD
- a CDS encoding 3-keto-disaccharide hydrolase, producing the protein MNIRLLSRYSLALLCLCLTLLQNHVCGDEPAAEKDAGKSEWIQLFNGKNLDGWTPKIRHHAVGENYGNTFRVEDGLLKVRYDESAYPSFDERFGHLFYNKPFSHYRLRVVYRFVGDQVKGGPGWATRNSGLMLHGEDPKMMTIDQDFPTSIEVQLLGGNGKDERTTLNLCTPGTNVVMNGKLFLPHCTSSSSKTYHGEQWVTAEVEVRGSKLVRHIIDGETVLEYTQPQLDDRDEHAAMLADKQGGNLLDQGTISLQSESHPCDFRSVELMILDE